The Bombus pascuorum chromosome 9, iyBomPasc1.1, whole genome shotgun sequence genome has a window encoding:
- the LOC132910368 gene encoding homeobox protein engrailed-1a-like, whose translation MSVALVTMDSAYGLRLGIGSHHHHHHHHHHHHHRVRSPESHVASRQDQQPDHKDDIEAPLRFSVVNILRPDFGREAILNTKTPKQSALTPGHSTTIPVPIPRHSPLSLPRDLTLSSNRLSPTRPQPGNFSLHRERDLFSSHCGLTSPLQRNTGLSRSGSLESLASSRSSVTGSSVTGAPSLGSTSSTIGSDSLSGDSSAGNANTTTTNQSALNGQSPWPAWVYCTRYSDRPSSGPRTRRVKRSQNNGKSGSPEEKRPRTAFSAEQLARLKREFTENRYLTERRRQQLSRDLGLNEAQIKIWFQNKRAKIKKASGQKNPLALQLMAQGLYNHSTVPVDEDGEEIVTGSNHSH comes from the exons ATGAGCGTAGCTCTCGTGACGATGGATTCCGCGTACGGTCTTCGACTGGGAATTGGCagccatcatcatcatcatcatcatcatcatcatcaccatcATCGAGTGCGTTCGCCCGAAAGTCACGTGGCTTCTCGCCAGGATCAGCAACCAGATCACAAGGACGACATCGAGGCACCGTTGAGATTCAGCGTGGTAAACATTCTGAGACCAGATTTTGGACGAGAGGCAATTCTCAACACGAAAACACCAAAACAAAGCGCTTTGACGCCCGGTCACTCGACGACGATTCCAGTTCCGATACCTCGTCACAGTCCTCTTTCTTTGCCACGTGATCTGACTCTGTCGTCCAATCGATTGTCGCCCACGAGGCCTCAGCCTGGCAATTTTTCCCTGCACAGAGAAAGGGATCTGTTTTCTTCTCACTGCGGGCTGACGTCACCCCTTCAGAGGAACACTGGTCTCAGCAGAAGCGGAAGTCTCGAAAGCCTAGCGAGTAGTAGAAGTTCCGTCACCGGAAGTTCCGTAACTGGAGCACCTTCGCTGGGTTCCACGTCCTCTACCATCGGCAGCGACTCCTTAAGTGGAGACAGCAGTGCCGGAAATGCGAACACCACCACCACCAACCAATCTGCACTCAACGGACAGAGTCCTTGGCCTGCGTGGGTTTATTGTACCAGATACTCGGACAGACCTTCGTCCG GGCCACGAACGAGGAGAGTGAAACGATCGCAAAACAACGGAAAGAGCGGGTCCCCGGAAGAGAAAAGACCACGGACCGCATTCAGCGCGGAGCAACTGGCTAGGCTGAAGAGGGAATTCACGGAAAATCGATACCTAACCGAGAGAAGACGGCAGCAGCTCTCTCGAGATCTGGGTTTAAACGAGGCGCAGATCAAGATCTGGTTCCAGAACAAAAGGGCAAAAATCAAGAAGGCCAGCGGCCAGAAAAATCCGCTAGCTCTTCAATTGATGGCCCAAGGTCTGTACAATCATTCGACGGTGCCCGTTGACGAGGACGGCGAGGAAATCGTGACTGGAAGCAATCATTCGCactaa